One Neodiprion pinetum isolate iyNeoPine1 chromosome 1, iyNeoPine1.2, whole genome shotgun sequence genomic window carries:
- the LOC124221827 gene encoding ER membrane protein complex subunit 2-A codes for MPWNYDNMSWTDVRDLFRTWREDSERKSEDVVELWESILIEKIHKLGNEKYLVLEQVCVAALDCNRLSVAKECIDLLEQEFPGSLRVLKYHAMHMEALEKYDEALKILDSIIKRDETNAAPRKRRLAILKAQGRITEAIKELTEYLKKFMSDQEAWHELCDLYLQEQEYAKAAFCMEELILHNPHSHLIYQRYAEIKYTQGGFDNMELAKTYFAQAIKLNPNNVRALYGLLLVANNIALSAKCPASKKKDAIKLGNWAATQIQKRYALKATEKDVKNVVDVLGQLQLES; via the exons ATGCCATGGAATTATGATAATATGTCTTGGACAG ATGTACGAGACTTGTTCAGAACTTGGCGAGAAGATTCTGAACGCAAGAGTGAAGATGTGGTTGAGCTATGGGAATCCATATTAATAGAGAAGATCCATAAATTAGGAAACGAAA aaTATTTAGTCTTAGAACAAGTGTGTGTGGCTGCCTTGGATTGCAATCGTTTATCAGTTGCCAAAGAATGTATTGATTTATTGGAGCAAGAATTTCCAGGCAGCCTGAGGGTGCTGAAATATCACGCAATGCACATGGAAGCCTTGGAAAA ATACGATGAGGCCCTCAAGATTTTGGACTCCATAATCAAAAGAGATGAAACTAACGCAGCACCAAGAAAAAGAAGATTGGCAATTCTAAAGGCACAAGGTCGAATAACTGAAGCTATAAAAGAACTCACCGagtatttgaaaaa GTTCATGAGTGACCAAGAAGCATGGCACGAATTGTGTGATTTATACCTGCAAGAGCAAGAGTATGCTAAAGCAGCTTTTTGCATGGAAGAATTAATTTTGCACAACCCTCATAGTCATTTGATTTATCAGCGATATGCAGAAATTAAGTATACCCAG GGTGGATTCGATAATATGGAATTGGCAAAAACTTATTTCGCTCAAGCAATCAAGTTGAATCCCAACAACGTACGAGCACTTTATGGGCTATTATTG GTGGCAAACAACATTGCTTTATCAGCAAAGTGTCCTGCTTCAAAGAAAAAGGATGCAATAAAGCTTGGCAATTGGGCTGCAACTCAAATTCAGAAAAGGTATGCTTTAAAAGCGACAGAGAAAGATGTTAAAAATGTTGTAGATGTACTAGGGCAATTACAATTAGAGTCATAG
- the LOC124221797 gene encoding tRNA (guanine(10)-N2)-methyltransferase homolog — protein sequence MIGIPKRYLLWFAHEHVDFRIAEIESICEMYDIKVTTILRPDEYPYWIIESDSEDAVKKIASRSISLRSCIELWGDGGSHEDLHRSLKEYPQENMRLHLNNEKSFKVIVETFCKHFSQDEKIKKIESFSYLPIEGPVNLQNPDTALMYIEYYGLDPNTIPDKPYHLFFGRLVADGQRQLIRKLSLKTRNFIGNTSMDPQLSLIMANQAQVKNGDLILDPFVGSGSLLVAASQFGGYTLGTDIDYLMLHARTRPSRISQKTRGKDESIASNMKQYGTSSYYIDVLVTDFSLPVWRSDMRVDAIITDPPYGIREATERVGTIKRQPVIDQHQVASHIPSKIDYGLPQMFVDLLSFAANHLCINGRLVCWFPLFREHYADEQLPSHPCLQLIANSEQILSTYTSRRLLTYKKIRDPQDDDPIDDSNVLDFRVRYFGHGDETRKERRMKRAEQRAKNKENWEKNIKSKTAR from the exons GAAATCGAATCTATTTGTGAGATGTACGATATTAAAGTCACGACAATTCTGAGGCCTGACGAGTat CCATATTGGATAATCGAGTCAGATTCAGAAgatgctgtaaaaaaaattgctagcAGATCCATATCGCTTCGTTCCTGCATTGAATTGTGGGGTGATGGGGGCAGCCATGAAGATTTGCACAGGAGTTTGAAAGAGTACCCGCAAGAAAACATGAGACTACAtcttaataatgaaaaatcctTCAAAGTTATTGTTGAAACATTTTGTAAGCATTTTTCACAAGatgagaaaattaagaaaatagaG TCCTTTAGTTATCTGCCAATAGAGGGTCctgtaaatttgcaaaatccAGATACAGCATTGATGTATATAGAGTATTACGGACTAGATCCTAATACAATACCTGACAAACCTTATCACCTTTTTTTCGGAAGACTG GTGGCTGATGGCCAGAGACAATTAATACGTAAACTATCTCTCAAAACGCGAAATTTTATAGGAAATACTTCAATGGATCCTCAATTATCTTTGATAATGGCCAATCAAGCGCAAGTAAAAAATGGAGATTTAATTCTCGATCCGTTTGTTGGTTCCGGGTCGCTACTTGTTGCAGCATCTCAATTTGGAGGGTACACTCTCGGTACAGACATAGATTATCTAATGCTTCATGCACGCACAAGGCCCTCTCGGATATCACAGAAG ACCAGAGGGAAAGACGAAAGTATAGCATCGAATATGAAGCAATATGGAACAAGTTCATATTACATCGATGTCTTAGTGACAGATTTCTCTTTACCTGTCTGGCGTTCAGACATGAGAGTCGATGCAATTATCACAGATC CTCCATATGGAATAAGAGAAGCAACGGAGCGTGTAGGTACCATAAAAAGACAGCCTGTAATCGACCAGCATCAAGTAGCTAGTCATATACCTTCTAAGATTGACTACGGGCTGCCTCAGATGTTCGTTGATCTGCTCTCATTCGCTGCGAATCATTTATGTATTAACGGCAGATTGGTATGCTGGTTTCCTTTGTTCAG GGAACACTATGCAGACGAGCAGCTTCCTTCACATCCATGTTTGCAATTAATTGCCAATTCGGAACAGATTCTGAGTACATATACAAGTCGCCGCTTGCTCACTTATAAGAAAATTCGAGATCCTCAG GATGATGATCCAATTGATGATTCGAATGTATTAGACTTCCGTGTAAGATATTTCGGACATGGAGatgaaacaagaaaagaaagaagaatgaaGAGAGCAGAACAGAGGGCAAAGAATAAAGagaattgggaaaaaaatattaagtCAAAAACTGCAAGATGA
- the LOC124221778 gene encoding uncharacterized protein isoform X1, translated as MELGSSMSSGAVACPVCTLYLREGISLQKHLDTHPKEQVIEALIKASTSPAQQPQLNLSQPAQNPIHSPPNPVASQSPYPVGPVFECPPVAPMMSPQFASFSYQQFVNNGTMMIPQYAMAPQANQMMQMLYNPYGMYQQQQIPAVQMIAPISNVPTTSRSRPMVSVAGDSGARNIIPPLNSAELEPKQILPEIEAEQVLPDVEMSVGSMPLSREPTVSTNQREGEDQSDRNQAQQGRHDSIPPHQDGSSRIEYGNIVQNSAMSNSTVEDDGDKGESVLPDIEDTESTRPTQQVPIQHEHTQTQNSEEFTQNFEGDSEKERNSRLAIIEIDLDAEDNKLDNEEQNLTEHRENMVVSVEESMPVARVKGSNEQPEVEQLERLLITIMDTEFNVDSLKSKNEKIEDEERNEKSCDQEVIVGDRETSVIQEVAATSNIGGSRSCVKVPEADRIRESFALNKDNDDRHTSVQTDVIETCAQEASTHFAYSYKNSISAPASPATQKSSYRLRTYSTRSEMGSNENLSSYPVGFEATTLLDEEDNEVDEKREFRDNFDEEDMEIDEITSPHTPFTKHNENVECVRSHTPLSTLSGISGLRVRTDLSKPCSPASTHSFQHLDTNSLCPEDDAEEMIDPATEKDPIDCMQLQREVELMENLKNISQKLQPNHVYHQSVITENLATFAIEHHSQKSMTIHDRYTEINRNNTDNLLDLSEPSEPTTSTDSKNFQPDKSILHKPTAELLNINEDAHPGPMNVLEFDGLQILVPSTFISESSQKAVSATSRQSMVSSEGGVEADEEIKSVNMRADEIMPPRGELSEQESNGCHEPSAWQQLYMGQESSRMSTSYDLMARESWEESEGSDNEIGGPLLDSRSLATHFTSSLFLDRDRKTPTKRSFKCPHCSDVFDCPKERRVHTGTVHKEAGPSSSRDPMEEPEVKDIKLLDGRMNVFDDLFVPGLHVQQPLLHQLQPAHHTPDLTKLEVDRKIENLIVPTSIEISCSICGQMFNSEKSLQIHHRRVHVSESNKRVRESAKCQTCNEEFPSVVLFNTHLKIHPLECGQCGKYFYRKQNFKLHMKRHLGIKPFPCTVCDKAFLTKQKLDEHTNGHTGNAPVKCNLCNETFRRYSNLTQHKNRHHLNIKKKLKDYICHCGEVFHTKKKLAWHKETHDEKPKACTYCNERFIHMASLTRHMRRAHNRRFVPDAQRENENVECPICKCIYLRSSLAVHMRVHNGERPYECQVCSKAFSTKWNLQLHKWTHAARSTKPFKCNQCSAAFYRHSDYTAHMNSHRNVRPYTCNYCGAQFIRKYNCLRHVKEHEENKSYTCDICNKTFHRSYYLKEHLRVHSGARPYTCHICGKSSSTKSNHNKHVRIHHAREPVNTEN; from the exons ATGGAGCTTGGAAGTAGCATGAGTTCAGGGGCAGTCGCCTGTCCCGTTTGCACTTTGTATTTACGCGAAGGTATAAGCTTGCAAAAGCATTTGGATACTCACCCCAAGGAACAGGTAATCGAAGCTCTGATCAAGGCGAGCACGTCGCCAGCGCAGCAGCCTCAGTTGAACCTTTCTCAACCGGCACAAAATCCCATCCATTCACCACCGAATCCTGTGGCTTCTCAGTCGCCGTACCCTGTAGGGCCAGTATTTGAATGTCCTCCGGTAGCCCCGATGATGTCACCTCAATTTGCCTCCTTCAGTTATCAACAGTTTGTTAACAACGGGACAATGATGATACCACAGTACGCGATGGCGCCGCAAGCCAATCAGATGATGCAAATGCTGTACAATCCCTACGGTATGTATCAACAGCAACAGATACCAGCGGTTCAGATGATCGCTCCTATATCGAATGTACCAACAACGTCGAGAAGCAGACCTATGGTCTCTGTGGCTGGTGACAGTGGCGCCAGGAACATCATTCCACCTTTAAATAGTGCCGAACTTGAACCAAAGCAAATTTTACCCGAAATTGAAGCAGAACAGGTTTTACCTGATGTTGAAATGTCGGTAGGTTCAATGCCTTTGTCCAGGGAACCAACGGTAAGCACAAATCAGCGGGAAGGTGAGGATCAAAGTGATCGGAATCAGGCACAACAAGGGCGGCACGATTCAATCCCTCCTCATCAGGATGGCAGTAGTCGAATTGAGTATGGAAATATTGTGCAGAATTCAGCAATGAGCAATAGTACAGTCGAGGATGACGGCGATAAGGGAGAAAGCGTACTACCTGACATAGAGGATACGGAATCGACCAGACCTACACAACAAGTTCCCATACAGCACGAACACACGCAAACTCAGAACAGTGAGGAATTTACTCAGAACTTTGAAGGGGATTCTGAAAAGGAACGTAACAGTCGATTAGCTATTATTGAGATTGATTTAGATGCAGAAGATAATAAATTAGATAATGAGGAACAGAATTTGACGGAACATCGTGAGAACATGGTCGTTTCAGTTGAAGAAAGTATGCCTGTTGCGAGAGTCAAGGGATCGAATGAACAACCTGAAGTGGAACAATTGGAGCGTTTGTTGATAACCATAATGGATACTGAATTCAACGTTGATTCGTTAAAGAGTAAAAATGAGAAGATTGAGGATGAggaaagaaatgagaaaagcTGTGACCAGGAAGTTATTGTAGGTGATAGAGAAACTAGCGTGATACAAGAAGTAGCGGCAACTTCCAACATAGGCGGATCGAGAAGTTGCGTAAAGGTACCGGAGGCTGATCGGATTCGAGAATCCTTTGCTCTTAACAAAGATAATGATGACCGTCATACATCAGTTCAAACGGATGTGATTGAAACTTGTGCTCAAGAGGCTAGTACCCACTTTGCGTATAGTTACAAAAATAGCATATCTGCTCCTGCTTCGCCGGCTACTCAGAAGAGCTCTTATCGGCTTAGAACTTATTCGACCCGTTCGGAAATGGGATCGAATGAAAACCTAAGTTCTTACCCTGTTGGTTTTGAGGCAACAACGCTACTGGATGAGGAGGACAATGAAGTGGATGAAAAACGAGAGTTCAGGGATAACTTTGATGAAGAAGACATGGAGATTGATGAAATTACCAGCCCTCATACTCCATTTACAAAACATAATGAAAATGTTGAGTGCGTCAGGTCTCACACACCATTGTCAACTTTAAGCGGAATCTCTGGCCTTAGAGTAAGAACCGATCTCAGCAAACCTTGTTCGCCAGCTTCGACACATTCCTTTCAACATCTTGACACAAATAGCCTTTGTCCAGAAGATGATGCTGAAGAGATGATAGACCCTGCAACCGAAAAAGATCCTATAGATTGTATGCAACTTCAGAGGGAAGTGGAACTAATGGAAAACTTGAAGAATATTTCACAGAAATTGCAGCCAAATCATGTCTACCATCAATCTGTGATAACTGAAAATCTCGCCACCTTCGCTATTGAACATCACTCTCAGAAATCCATGACTATCCACGATCGTTACACGGAGATAAATCGTAACAATACTGATAATCTTTTAGACTTATCTGAACCATCGGAACCAACGACAAGTACAGATTCGAAAAACTTCCAACCCGACAAGTCTATTCTTCACAAACCAACTGCAGAATTGTTGAATATCAATGAAGATGCACATCCAGGACCTATGAACGTACTCGAATTTGATGGACTTCAAATTCTGGTCCCTAGCACATTCATTAGTGAATCTTCCCAAAAAGCGGTCAGTGCAACAAGTCGACAATCTATGGTAAGCAGCGAGGGTGGGGTGGAGGCAGATGAGGAAATCAAGAGCGTTAACATGAGGGCGGATGAAATCATGCCTCCAAGGGGAGAATTATCGGAACAAGAAAGCAATGGATGCCATGAACCTTCAGCATGGCAG CAGTTGTACATGGGTCAGGAATCGTCACGGATGTCGACGTCATACGATTTAATGGCACGTGAGAGTTGGGAGGAATCTGAGGGATCAGATAACGAGATTGGAGGCCCTCTTTTAGACAGTCGTTCATTGGCAACTCATTTCACTTCCAGTCTGTTTCTGGACCGTGATAGAAAAACTCCTACAAAGCGATCTTTCAAGTGTCCGCATTGTTCGGATGTTTTTGATTGTCCGAAAGAACGTAGAGTGCATACAGGGACTGTACATAAAGAAGCAGGACCTAGCAGCAGCAGAGATCCCATGGAGGAACCTGAAGTTAAAGACATAAAATTACTAGACGGACGAATGAATGTGTTCGACGATCTCTTTGTTCCAGGGCTGCATGTGCAGCAACCTCTTCTTCATCAGCTTCAACCAGCCCACCATACTCCGGATCTGACAAAGTTGGAAGTTGATAGGAAGATTGAAAACTTGATTGTTCCAACATCTATTGAAATCTCTTGTTCGATTTGTGGGCAAATGTTTAATAGCGAAAAATCATTGCAAATACATCATAGAAGGGTACATGTTTCCGAGAGTAATAAGCGTGTGCGGGAGAGCGCTAAGTGTCAAACATGCAACGAAGAATTTCCATCGGTTGTTTTGTTTAATACACACTTGAAGATTCATCCCTTGGAATGTGGTCAATGCGGTAAATATTTCTATAGAAAACAAAACTTCAAACTACATATGAAACGACACCTTGGAATAAAGCCTTTCCCTTGCACTGTCTGTGACAAAGCATTTCTGACTAAACAAAAGCTGGATGAACATACCAACGGTCACACCGGTAACGCTCCTGTCAAGTGTAACTTGTGTAACGAAACTTTTAGACGTTATTCGAACTTAACTCAACACAAAAACCGGCatcatttaaatataaaaaaaaaactaaaggACTATATTTGTCACTGTGGTGAAGTGTTTCacacaaagaaaaaattggcttGGCATAAAGAAACGCATGACGAAAAACCGAAGGCATGCACTTACTGTAATGAGAGATTCATTCACATGGCCAGTTTAACGCGACATATGCGGAGAGCTCATAATCGTAGATTTGTTCCTGATGCTCAaagggaaaatgaaaatgtcgaATGTCCTATCtgtaaatgtatttatttacgcTCATCCTTGGCGGTGCACATGCGAGTTCATAATGGAGAAAGACCTTACGAATGCCAAGTTTGTTCTAAGGCGTTCAGCACAAAATGGAACCTACAACTGCACAAATGGACCCATGCTGCGCGCAGTACAAAACCTTTCAAATGTAACCAATGTAGCGCCGCCTTTTATCGTCACAGCGATTATACAGCTCACATGAACTCTCACCGTAATGTACGACCTTATACATGTAACTACTGTGGAGCACAATTTATCCGGAAATATAATTGCCTACGACACGTCAAGGAACATGAAGAGAACAAATCGTACACGTGCGATATTTGCAACAAAACTTTCCATCGATCTTACTACCTTAAAGAACATTTGCGAGTCCATTCTGGCGCCAGACCATACACGTGTCATATCTGTGGTAAATCTAGTAGTACCAAGTCAAATCATAATAAACATGTGAGAATTCACCATGCAAGGGAACCTGTAAATACCGAAAACTAA
- the LOC124221778 gene encoding uncharacterized protein isoform X2: protein MELGSSMSSGAVACPVCTLYLREGISLQKHLDTHPKEQVIEALIKASTSPAQQPQLNLSQPAQNPIHSPPNPVASQSPYPVGPVFECPPVAPMMSPQFASFSYQQFVNNGTMMIPQYAMAPQANQMMQMLYNPYGMYQQQQIPAVQMIAPISNVPTTSRSRPMVSVAGDSGARNIIPPLNSAELEPKQILPEIEAEQVLPDVEMSVGSMPLSREPTVSTNQREGEDQSDRNQAQQGRHDSIPPHQDGSSRIEYGNIVQNSAMSNSTVEDDGDKGESVLPDIEDTESTRPTQQVPIQHEHTQTQNSEEFTQNFEGDSEKERNSRLAIIEIDLDAEDNKLDNEEQNLTEHRENMVVSVEESMPVARVKGSNEQPEVEQLERLLITIMDTEFNVDSLKSKNEKIEDEERNEKSCDQEVIVGDRETSVIQEVAATSNIGGSRSCVKVPEADRIRESFALNKDNDDRHTSVQTDVIETCAQEASTHFAYSYKNSISAPASPATQKSSYRLRTYSTRSEMGSNENLSSYPVGFEATTLLDEEDNEVDEKREFRDNFDEEDMEIDEITSPHTPFTKHNENVECVRSHTPLSTLSGISGLRVRTDLSKPCSPASTHSFQHLDTNSLCPEDDAEEMIDPATEKDPIDCMQLQREVELMENLKNISQKLQPNHVYHQSVITENLATFAIEHHSQKSMTIHDRYTEINRNNTDNLLDLSEPSEPTTSTDSKNFQPDKSILHKPTAELLNINEDAHPGPMNVLEFDGLQILVPSTFISESSQKAVSATSRQSMVSSEGGVEADEEIKSVNMRADEIMPPRGELSEQESNGCHEPSAWQLYMGQESSRMSTSYDLMARESWEESEGSDNEIGGPLLDSRSLATHFTSSLFLDRDRKTPTKRSFKCPHCSDVFDCPKERRVHTGTVHKEAGPSSSRDPMEEPEVKDIKLLDGRMNVFDDLFVPGLHVQQPLLHQLQPAHHTPDLTKLEVDRKIENLIVPTSIEISCSICGQMFNSEKSLQIHHRRVHVSESNKRVRESAKCQTCNEEFPSVVLFNTHLKIHPLECGQCGKYFYRKQNFKLHMKRHLGIKPFPCTVCDKAFLTKQKLDEHTNGHTGNAPVKCNLCNETFRRYSNLTQHKNRHHLNIKKKLKDYICHCGEVFHTKKKLAWHKETHDEKPKACTYCNERFIHMASLTRHMRRAHNRRFVPDAQRENENVECPICKCIYLRSSLAVHMRVHNGERPYECQVCSKAFSTKWNLQLHKWTHAARSTKPFKCNQCSAAFYRHSDYTAHMNSHRNVRPYTCNYCGAQFIRKYNCLRHVKEHEENKSYTCDICNKTFHRSYYLKEHLRVHSGARPYTCHICGKSSSTKSNHNKHVRIHHAREPVNTEN, encoded by the exons ATGGAGCTTGGAAGTAGCATGAGTTCAGGGGCAGTCGCCTGTCCCGTTTGCACTTTGTATTTACGCGAAGGTATAAGCTTGCAAAAGCATTTGGATACTCACCCCAAGGAACAGGTAATCGAAGCTCTGATCAAGGCGAGCACGTCGCCAGCGCAGCAGCCTCAGTTGAACCTTTCTCAACCGGCACAAAATCCCATCCATTCACCACCGAATCCTGTGGCTTCTCAGTCGCCGTACCCTGTAGGGCCAGTATTTGAATGTCCTCCGGTAGCCCCGATGATGTCACCTCAATTTGCCTCCTTCAGTTATCAACAGTTTGTTAACAACGGGACAATGATGATACCACAGTACGCGATGGCGCCGCAAGCCAATCAGATGATGCAAATGCTGTACAATCCCTACGGTATGTATCAACAGCAACAGATACCAGCGGTTCAGATGATCGCTCCTATATCGAATGTACCAACAACGTCGAGAAGCAGACCTATGGTCTCTGTGGCTGGTGACAGTGGCGCCAGGAACATCATTCCACCTTTAAATAGTGCCGAACTTGAACCAAAGCAAATTTTACCCGAAATTGAAGCAGAACAGGTTTTACCTGATGTTGAAATGTCGGTAGGTTCAATGCCTTTGTCCAGGGAACCAACGGTAAGCACAAATCAGCGGGAAGGTGAGGATCAAAGTGATCGGAATCAGGCACAACAAGGGCGGCACGATTCAATCCCTCCTCATCAGGATGGCAGTAGTCGAATTGAGTATGGAAATATTGTGCAGAATTCAGCAATGAGCAATAGTACAGTCGAGGATGACGGCGATAAGGGAGAAAGCGTACTACCTGACATAGAGGATACGGAATCGACCAGACCTACACAACAAGTTCCCATACAGCACGAACACACGCAAACTCAGAACAGTGAGGAATTTACTCAGAACTTTGAAGGGGATTCTGAAAAGGAACGTAACAGTCGATTAGCTATTATTGAGATTGATTTAGATGCAGAAGATAATAAATTAGATAATGAGGAACAGAATTTGACGGAACATCGTGAGAACATGGTCGTTTCAGTTGAAGAAAGTATGCCTGTTGCGAGAGTCAAGGGATCGAATGAACAACCTGAAGTGGAACAATTGGAGCGTTTGTTGATAACCATAATGGATACTGAATTCAACGTTGATTCGTTAAAGAGTAAAAATGAGAAGATTGAGGATGAggaaagaaatgagaaaagcTGTGACCAGGAAGTTATTGTAGGTGATAGAGAAACTAGCGTGATACAAGAAGTAGCGGCAACTTCCAACATAGGCGGATCGAGAAGTTGCGTAAAGGTACCGGAGGCTGATCGGATTCGAGAATCCTTTGCTCTTAACAAAGATAATGATGACCGTCATACATCAGTTCAAACGGATGTGATTGAAACTTGTGCTCAAGAGGCTAGTACCCACTTTGCGTATAGTTACAAAAATAGCATATCTGCTCCTGCTTCGCCGGCTACTCAGAAGAGCTCTTATCGGCTTAGAACTTATTCGACCCGTTCGGAAATGGGATCGAATGAAAACCTAAGTTCTTACCCTGTTGGTTTTGAGGCAACAACGCTACTGGATGAGGAGGACAATGAAGTGGATGAAAAACGAGAGTTCAGGGATAACTTTGATGAAGAAGACATGGAGATTGATGAAATTACCAGCCCTCATACTCCATTTACAAAACATAATGAAAATGTTGAGTGCGTCAGGTCTCACACACCATTGTCAACTTTAAGCGGAATCTCTGGCCTTAGAGTAAGAACCGATCTCAGCAAACCTTGTTCGCCAGCTTCGACACATTCCTTTCAACATCTTGACACAAATAGCCTTTGTCCAGAAGATGATGCTGAAGAGATGATAGACCCTGCAACCGAAAAAGATCCTATAGATTGTATGCAACTTCAGAGGGAAGTGGAACTAATGGAAAACTTGAAGAATATTTCACAGAAATTGCAGCCAAATCATGTCTACCATCAATCTGTGATAACTGAAAATCTCGCCACCTTCGCTATTGAACATCACTCTCAGAAATCCATGACTATCCACGATCGTTACACGGAGATAAATCGTAACAATACTGATAATCTTTTAGACTTATCTGAACCATCGGAACCAACGACAAGTACAGATTCGAAAAACTTCCAACCCGACAAGTCTATTCTTCACAAACCAACTGCAGAATTGTTGAATATCAATGAAGATGCACATCCAGGACCTATGAACGTACTCGAATTTGATGGACTTCAAATTCTGGTCCCTAGCACATTCATTAGTGAATCTTCCCAAAAAGCGGTCAGTGCAACAAGTCGACAATCTATGGTAAGCAGCGAGGGTGGGGTGGAGGCAGATGAGGAAATCAAGAGCGTTAACATGAGGGCGGATGAAATCATGCCTCCAAGGGGAGAATTATCGGAACAAGAAAGCAATGGATGCCATGAACCTTCAGCATGGCAG TTGTACATGGGTCAGGAATCGTCACGGATGTCGACGTCATACGATTTAATGGCACGTGAGAGTTGGGAGGAATCTGAGGGATCAGATAACGAGATTGGAGGCCCTCTTTTAGACAGTCGTTCATTGGCAACTCATTTCACTTCCAGTCTGTTTCTGGACCGTGATAGAAAAACTCCTACAAAGCGATCTTTCAAGTGTCCGCATTGTTCGGATGTTTTTGATTGTCCGAAAGAACGTAGAGTGCATACAGGGACTGTACATAAAGAAGCAGGACCTAGCAGCAGCAGAGATCCCATGGAGGAACCTGAAGTTAAAGACATAAAATTACTAGACGGACGAATGAATGTGTTCGACGATCTCTTTGTTCCAGGGCTGCATGTGCAGCAACCTCTTCTTCATCAGCTTCAACCAGCCCACCATACTCCGGATCTGACAAAGTTGGAAGTTGATAGGAAGATTGAAAACTTGATTGTTCCAACATCTATTGAAATCTCTTGTTCGATTTGTGGGCAAATGTTTAATAGCGAAAAATCATTGCAAATACATCATAGAAGGGTACATGTTTCCGAGAGTAATAAGCGTGTGCGGGAGAGCGCTAAGTGTCAAACATGCAACGAAGAATTTCCATCGGTTGTTTTGTTTAATACACACTTGAAGATTCATCCCTTGGAATGTGGTCAATGCGGTAAATATTTCTATAGAAAACAAAACTTCAAACTACATATGAAACGACACCTTGGAATAAAGCCTTTCCCTTGCACTGTCTGTGACAAAGCATTTCTGACTAAACAAAAGCTGGATGAACATACCAACGGTCACACCGGTAACGCTCCTGTCAAGTGTAACTTGTGTAACGAAACTTTTAGACGTTATTCGAACTTAACTCAACACAAAAACCGGCatcatttaaatataaaaaaaaaactaaaggACTATATTTGTCACTGTGGTGAAGTGTTTCacacaaagaaaaaattggcttGGCATAAAGAAACGCATGACGAAAAACCGAAGGCATGCACTTACTGTAATGAGAGATTCATTCACATGGCCAGTTTAACGCGACATATGCGGAGAGCTCATAATCGTAGATTTGTTCCTGATGCTCAaagggaaaatgaaaatgtcgaATGTCCTATCtgtaaatgtatttatttacgcTCATCCTTGGCGGTGCACATGCGAGTTCATAATGGAGAAAGACCTTACGAATGCCAAGTTTGTTCTAAGGCGTTCAGCACAAAATGGAACCTACAACTGCACAAATGGACCCATGCTGCGCGCAGTACAAAACCTTTCAAATGTAACCAATGTAGCGCCGCCTTTTATCGTCACAGCGATTATACAGCTCACATGAACTCTCACCGTAATGTACGACCTTATACATGTAACTACTGTGGAGCACAATTTATCCGGAAATATAATTGCCTACGACACGTCAAGGAACATGAAGAGAACAAATCGTACACGTGCGATATTTGCAACAAAACTTTCCATCGATCTTACTACCTTAAAGAACATTTGCGAGTCCATTCTGGCGCCAGACCATACACGTGTCATATCTGTGGTAAATCTAGTAGTACCAAGTCAAATCATAATAAACATGTGAGAATTCACCATGCAAGGGAACCTGTAAATACCGAAAACTAA